The genomic segment TTAGGCTTCTGGAATACCATTCCCACTCTTTTTCTCAGAAGATTCACATCCATATCTCCGTAAATATCTTCACCGTCAAGCTGTACCTTACCGGTGATCACACATCCCTCAACAAGGTCATTCATACGGTTTAAAGATTTCAGAAGTGTAGATTTACCACAGCCACTCGGCCCGATAAAAGCTGTGATTTCTTTCTCCGGAATTGCCATGTTTATATTCCTCAGCGCATGAAACTTTCCGTAATGTAAGTTCATATTTTCAACTGTTATTTTTTCATTTCCACTCATTTTTCTTATCCTTTCGCAATTCGTTTGGCAACTGCTCCGGACAGGAAATTGATTACAAGAACAAATGCCAGAATAACAACTGCTGTTGCAGATGCCTGATTCATATGAAGGCCCTCACCTGACAGCACATACATATGAAGTGCCAGAGTACGTCCGGAACCCATCAAGTTCTTCGGTACCTCTGCAACTGTACCTGCTGTATAAATCAGGGCTGCTGTTTCGCCGATCACACGTCCGATGGCCAGGATCACACCTGCCAGAATACCAGGTACTGCTGATGGCAGAACAATGGTGAAGATGGTACGAAGTTTACCTGCTCCAAGTCCAAAGCTGGCTTCACGATAAGAATCAGGAACAGATTTCAGGGCTTCTTCCGCAGTACGCATGATCAGAGGAAGAATCATAATTACCAATGTGAAAGCACCGGACAGAAGAGAAAGTCCCCAATGCAGTGCTGTTACGAAAAACAGCATACCGAAAAGGCCATATACAATAGAAGGAATTCCTGAAAGTGTTTCTGCTGTAATACGGATCACATTTACAAGCTTACTTCCTTTTTTCGCATATTCTACCAGATAGATGGCTGCAAAGATTCCCAGCGGTGCTGCGATTACAAGTGAAACAACCGTCAGGATGAATGTGTTGATCAGAGAAGGAAGTAAGGAAAGATTCTCTGAATTATAAGTTAAACTGAACAAGTCTGTTGACAGATACGGTACGCCCTTGACCAGAATATATCCGATCAGAAAGAACAGTAATGCAAATGTCAGGACTGCACCTAAAAGGGTAAGCAATGCAAGAACACCTGATCCCGGATGCTTAATATATGCCTTCATCTGATCTGAGAAAGAAGACTCATTCTGCTTTTTTTCTTTGGACAAATCAATTGCCGCTGCTGTATCAATTTGCATGTTCTGCCCTCCTGTTCAGTAAAGAAAGACTCAGGTTAATGATAAGAATAAAGATAAATAACACAACTGCTGTTGCGATCAGAGCTTCTCTGTGAAGACCTGTTGCATAACCCATCTCAGTGACGATATTTGCAGTCATTGTACGGACACCTTTCAGGATTCCCTGTGGCATTCTCGGCTGGTTACCTGCAACCATTACAACTGCCATTGTCTCACCGATCGCACGACCGATTCCAAGTACTACTGCTGCCAGAATACCTGATTTTGCTGCCGGAAGCATGACAAAAAAGATGCTTCTCTCCTTGGTTGCTCCCAGTGCCAGTGAACCTTCGTAATAACTCTCAGGTACGCTGCGGATCGCAGATTCCGTAACTCCGATGATAGTCGGCAGGATCATCATTCCAAGCAGAACACAGGCTGCCAGCATACTGGTTCCTGTTCCGCCGAAAATCTGTCTGATCAGAGGAACAATGAGAATCAGGCCAAAAAAACCATATACAATAGAAGGTACACCTGCCATCAATTCAATTCCTGATTTCAATGGTCTGTAAATTTTCTTCGGGCAGTAACGTGCCATAAAAACAGAAGTAAAGAGTGCAATCGGCACACCCAGGAGAATGGCACCTGCAGTTACATAGATACTTGCTACGATCATTGGAAGGATTCCAAAAATATCATTTGACGGCTTCCACTTTGTTCCCAGCAGGAACTTCAGCGGACCGATTTTCCCGATAGCCAGGACACCATTTGCAAACAGAAATGCACAGATCAGAAACACTGCCAACACTGAAGTACAGGCTGCGATCAGAAATACACATTTCATTGCTTTTTCTTTAAAGTGGTTCATTCATTACACCTTTCTTTCCCTGTATCAAAAATCATAACCTGTCACTTTTACAGTGATTCTGAAAATATGATTTTCAACATGCAAACAGCCCGCCTGCTGTACTATTTCATTCACAGGCGAACTGCTCTGAAACTAAATCTGTTACATTATTTAGCAAGATCTTCCCATGTAGTAGTCTCGCCTGTGTATACAGCCTTTACCTGATCGCTTGTAAGTTCATCAACATCATTGTCTTTGTTTACAATAACTGCGATACCATCTCTTGCGATAACTGTAGCTGTAAGACCAAGGTCTTTCTCTTCATCTTTCAGGTCACGGGATGCCATACCGATATCTGCTGTTCCTTCTGCTGCCATGTTTACACCTGTTGTGGAATCACTCTGCTGAACTTCTACAGTTACGTCTTTGTTTACTGCTTCATAGCCTTCTGCAAGTTTCTCCATAACCGGTGTTACTGAAGAAGAACCTGCAACTACTACTTTACCGGAAACTCCGTCTGCTGCTTCATAAGCCTTAGCATCTGCTGCTTCTTTGATATATCCGTTGTCCTCTACGATCTTCTGTCCGTCAGAGCTCATAATGTAGTTTACAAAATCCTTTGCTGCATCGCTTTCTTTATCAGATGTAAGGATGTTGAATGGACGTGCGATCTTGTAAGAATCATTGGAAACATTATCTACAGTAGCTTCTACACCGTCGATCTTAACTGCCTTTACTGTATCATCCAGAGAACCAAGTGAGATATAACCGATTGCATTTTCATCACCTGCAACAGTTGTCATCATAACAGATGTGCTGTTTGTTACACTTGCTTCATCTGTAGTCATATCTACTTTCTCACCGTCTTTTTCTTCTTCAATTCCAAACAGTTCTACGAATGCTCCACGTGTACCGGAACCATCTTCACGGGATACAACTGTGATGTCTCCGCTTGCTGCACTTACGATTGTTGTGAAAGCTGTTGCTCCGATAACTGCTGCTGTAAGGATTGTTGCGATTTTTTTCTTCATGATAATTTTCTCCTCTTCCCATGAGCCATGTTTTTAATATAAAGTGAAAGGCTCATTTCCTTTTTAATATCTTTATGTTTTATAACTTGTTGCCTCATTTACAAGTGCTATTATAGAAATCCAAAGTTAAATGTAAAACCACGCTAAAGTAAAATCTTTGTAAATTGAAAATTTTTGTGAAGGTTGTAAAAACAGGTTCAAGGTGCTATCATAAACTATATCTTCAAGTCCCCACCCACTGCTTATTACTTTTCGCAAGTCAAGCAGGGGACTTACTTGATTCGGTTAAAATTTATACACAGGAGGATTTTATATATGAAAAATTTAAGATGTGAAAAAGCAGTAGAAAAGAAACATAACGGCTATAACTGTGCACAGGCTGTGGCCTGTTCTTTCTGTAAAGAGGCATCTATGGATGAGGATACACTCAAAAAGATCACACAGGGATTCGGTGCAGGTCTTGGCACTATGGCCGGTACATGCGGAGCAATCTCCGGTGCTGCAGTTGTAGCTGGACTTATTAACCAGGACAAAGCCGGAACCTCTCAGACTGTCCGCTCTGTCATGAATCAGTTTAAACAGCAGAATGGAACTGTAATATGTAAAGACTTAAAGGGTGTGGAAACCGGAAAGGTAATCCGCTCCTGTGATGACTGTGTCAGAGATGCGGTGAAATTCCTGGAAGACGCATTAAAATCAGAAAATTGATTTCAGGCAGATATTCGCAATGCATAAATACCAACGCAAAAGGAGCTATGCACGTATAATGTGCATAGCCTCTTTTATGATTAGCTTGATTAATGCTCCCAGTTCCCAATTAATTTTATATCTGTAATTTACTTTCACTACTTGTTCACAGTCATCTGCTGTTCCTGAACTTTTTTTATTTCTTCCAGAGGCAAGTTCAACATCTTCGAAACTTCTTCTGGAGTTTTTCCACTCATGAGAGCCCCCAGAATCATTCCCTCATGACGGCCTTGCTGTATTCCTTGTTGCATTCCTTGCTGTATTCCTCTTTCATAAATCATATCTCCAAATCCTGTCATTTTGCTCGCCTCCTCCTGAAATGGTTCTGACCATTCTATATGTGAATATCTTTGTATTCTCTTTATATCACCAGTAAAAAGCCCTTTCAGATAATCAAATATTCCTTTTTCTTCTGTTTCTTTTCCCAGTCGGATTATAATTACTGTTAAGAGATCATAATCCTCCTCAGGTTCATCTGCTACCCCTATAATATCCTTCTTCGAAAAAGAGTATTCCGTCAATGTATTCTGCAGTTTCTTTGGCACATCCTCTGCACAGATCCATATGGAATAACATTTTTCCAACTTTGAATAATCTGTAGTCTGCGTAATAGTACTTAACTGAGATGAAAGGTCTCTGGCCACATAATATACTGCACGTTTTAATATAGGGTATGACGGATTACTTGGACGGTAGCTTTTCTGCGCTTCCATATCAATATGTAAATTCACTCTTATTTTCTCTGTAGATAACTTTGGATTTATTATTTTAAACCGAATATCAAACCTCACCAGTTTCTCCACAAGAGATGAGAGTTCACTGTCTTCTTTTGTTAATCTCAGATCCTTTTCTACATTTGGTATATCACTTACGAAATCATCTTTTGTAATAGAAGAAATGTCTAAGCACTGTAGAATTTCTTCCTGTGAGCACGTTTTAAACTCCGGCACTGTCATCTGCAAAATGGGAATGATAATCTCCTTATTGCTCATAAGTTGTTTCATTCCTGCATCATACTCCGCGCCAGTCACTCCGGACGTATATACGTCCATCTTCGTCTCATCACGCATGATTTCTCCTCTCCGGGGAACTGGAACTGTTTTTTCTTTTGTATATGGATATATTAACATGAAAACCTGAACCTTACAATTCTTCCATAACATTCTCTTGCAAAATCGCCCTTTCCAATTTATGATATATCTATCTGGAACAATAATGGAGGAAGTAATTACCTGTAAATAGTTACGATAAATCTATACGAGGAGAATGTCTATGAAAGTTTTAGTTTACCGCAAATGCAGTACCTGCATGAAAGCCCTGAAATGGCTGGACGAACACAATATCAATTATGAAGAACGGGCTATTAAAGAAGAAAATCCTACTTACGAAGAACTGAAGAAATGGTACGCAAAAAGTGGTCTTCCACTGAAGAAATTCTTTAATACAGGCGGAATGATCTATAAGGAAATGGGATTAAAAGATAAGTTAAAAGATATGTCTGAAGATGAGCAGCTGAAACTCCTTGCTACAGATGGAATGCTGGTGAAACGGCCTCTGGTAATCGGAGATGACTTTGTACTTACCGGATTCAGGGAGAAAGAATGGAGCGAGGCTATGCACATGTGATGTGCGCATAACCTCTTTTTTATAGCTTTCTTATCAATCTTTGCCACATAAAACAGAACAATCAAAAACTCCAGATATGACTGGGAACTTCTGGTTGCCGAAGGTGCTATTCATGCTGTCCGGCTGAAACAGAAATCCAAAACGAAACGAAAAAAATTGCCCAAGGAAATGATGGTGGCATTTGAATAACGAAGGAGTGAGATACATGGAACAATTATTGATTATTGAAGATGATATAGGGTTGAATCAGGGTTTAAGTAAAGCATTGAAAGCAGATGACCGTCAGATTATATCCTGCCATGATCTAAAAGCGGCAAGAGAGCAATTGCTTTGCGGTAGTGTATCCCTAATCCTGTTGGATATCAATCTGCCAGATGGCAGTGGGCTTGAGCTGCTCCGGGAAGTCAAGGAAAACATGCCCGGAGTTCCTGTTATTCTGCTGACTGCCAATGACACCGATCTGGACATCGTAGACGGACTGGAGAGGGGCGCTGATGATTACATTACCAAGCCCTTTTCTCTTTCGGTTTTGCGGGCAAGGGTGAATACCCAACTGCGAAAGCAAGCGTCAAACCATAAAAATGTATCGATCCATATTGATCTATTTCACTTTGACTTTGAGGCTATGACCTTTTATGTGGGAGATTCAAAAGTGGAATTGAGTAAAACAGAACAAAAATTACTGCGTCTGCTTGTTGAAAATCGTGGTCGAACCATGACCCGTGGAGACCTTGTCGACCGGATCTGGACAGATGGCGCAGAATATGTGGATGAAAATGCTTTGTCCGTTACAATCAAGCGTCTGAGGGATAAGCTTGGTGCACAAAAGTACATTAAAACCGTCTATGGAATCGGTTATAGCTGGGTGATAAAAGATGAATAAAACCGGCATTGTGATCATACTGCTGTGTTTTCTGGCGGCGGCAGCTGTTGTATTATGGGAGCGGAGAAAGGCCAGAAAAACGATGGAAGAAATCGAAAGGATGCTGGACGCTGCCATGACCGGTTCCTTTTCTGAAACCAATTTTGATGAAAGCCAGCTGTCTGCATTGGAAACGAAGTTTGCGCACTATCTTTCCGCCGCAGAAGCATCTTATCGAAATGTAGCGCAGGAAAAAGACAAAATCAAAACCTTGATTGCGGACATCTCCCACCAGACAAAAACGCCGATTGCAAACCTGCTGTTATACAGCGAGCTTTTGATGGAGGAAACTCTGCCTGCATCAACGAAGGCAAATGTGGAGGCATTGTACAAACAATCGGAAAAGCTGCGATTTTTGATCGATTCTCTCGTAAAGCTTTCCAGACTGGAAAATGGGATCATTTCACTCTCCCCTCAGCAAGCAGCGCTGCAGCCGCTGCTTGAAAGCGTAGTAGAACAATATGCCGCCAAGGCTTCTGAAAAAGGATTGTCTTTGCAACTGCAAGATACCAATGCTTTTGCTGTATTCGACTTCAAATGGACAGCGGAAGCGCTGGCTAATATCGTAGACAATGCCATCAAATATACAGAGCATGGCACAATCAGGATTTCTGCTGTAAGCTATGAACTGTTTGAAAGGATCGATATATCGGATACTGGCACAGGCATTTCGGAAAGTGAGCAAGCGAAGATATTTGCTCGCTTTTACCGCTCAAATAGTGTGCAGAAACAAGAAGGGGTCGGCATTGGCTTATACCTTGCCCGACAGATCATATCCGGAGAGGGCGGTTATATCAAGGTTGCTTCCGTTCCGGGAAAAGGAAGTACGTTTTCCATATTTCTGCCGAAATAACAACAATTCTATCAAAACTGTTAGATTTCATTTTCCGCCGGAAAGAATGTGGAAAGATTCCTATGCGATAATCTGTATGTATCAAAGGACCATTTCCTTTCATACATACAGATTTTTTCATGGAGGTACTCATTTATGGAAGTTTTACAGGCAAAAAACCTGAGAAAGATTTATGGCTCCGGCAATAACGCAGTTCATGCGTTGGATGGAGTTGATTTAAGTGTAAAGAAGGGCGAATTTGTTGCAATTGTCGGCACATCCGGCTCCGGCAAATCCACGCTGCTGCACATGCTGGGCGGGCTGGATCGCCCTACAAGTGGCACGGTCATGGTGGACGGACAGGATATTTTCTCCCTGAGGGAGGAAGCGCTGACCATCTTCCGCCGCAGGAAAATCGGCTTTGTGTTCCAAGCATATAATCTTGTTCCGGTGCTGAATGTGTATGAAAATATTGTTCTACCCATTGAGCTGGACGGTGGCAAGGTCAATAAGGATTTCGTACAGCAGATTGTACAGACACTTGGGCTGGATGATCGTCTGGATGCGCTGCCCAATCAGCTCTCAGGCGGTCAACAGCAGCGAGTAGCCATTGCCCGTGCGCTGGCGGCAGCACCCGCTATCATTCTGGCAGATGAACCCACCGGCAATCTGGATTCCAAAACCAGCCAGGATGTATTGAGCCTTTTGAAAGTCACCAGTCAAAAGTTCGCCCAGACAATCGTAATGATCACTCACAACGAAGAAATTGCGCAGATGGCAGACCGCATTATCCGTATCGAAGATGGTCGGATCGTCTCCCAGAACTAACGGGAGGTGGCTACGATGAATGTCAAAAACAGAAAATGTATTCGAAAGCTCAGCTTAAAATCTCTTTATGCGAACCGTCGCCGCAATCTGATCGCTATTTTTGCCATTGCGCTGACCACGCTGCTATTTACCTCCATGTTCACCATTGTCTTGTCGTTGAACGCCAGCTATGAAACCTACCAGTTTCGGCAGGTAGGCGGCTATGCGCATGGCACCTTTAAGGATGTTTCCCCCGAGCAGGCGGAACGCATCGCTGCCCACCCAAAGGTAAAGGCTACGGGGGCACGGAAGGTAATCGGTATCACTGCGGAGGGGGTCTTTGCCAAAATACCGGCAGAGATCAGCTACATGGATGCCAACTGCACTAAATGGAGCTATGCCACCCCTACTACCGGACGGATGCCCGAAAGCGGCAAAGAGGTAGCCATGGATACGGCAGCGTTGCAGCTGCTTGGCGTAACGCCGGAGCTGGGCGCCGAGGTCACGGTTTCCTATTCCATTACGGACAAGGATCAAACCGCCTTTACTGTAACAGATACCTTTACGCTGGTGGGCTATTGGGACTATGATGAACTAATGCCTGTTCATTACATCAACATCAGCCGTGATTACGCAGATGACATCGAAGCGCAGGCAGTGAAAACAGGTTTACAGCCTTTCCGCACCGATTTGAATGTCATGCTGACCTCCGGCACAAACATTCAAGGGCAGATGGAGCAGGTGGATACCGATCTTGGCTACACATGGGACAGCTATACTGATCCCAACAGCGTCCGGATCGGCGTCAACTGGGGATATACCTCATCCCAGCTGGAATCGCAGCTCGATCCAGAGCTGATGATCGCCATAGCAGCTTTTTTGCTGCTGGTGATTTTCACGGGGTATCTTATCATCTATAACATTTTTCAGATCTCTGTTGCGGGGGATATCCGGTTTTACGGACTTCTGAAAACCATTGGCACAACGCCCCGGCAGCTCAAACGCATCATTCGCCAGCAGGCACTTCTGCTTTGTCTGATCGGCATTCCGGCGGGGCTGCTGCTGGGCTACGGCATCGGCGCTGTTTTGATGCCTGTTGTCTTGCACTCCATCCAGTTGAATACAGGCATCACCACCATCAGCACTTCGCCTGTGATCTTCCTTGGTTCTATGCTGTTCGCCTTGTTGACGGTGCTTTTGTCCTGTTCCAAGCCCGGAAAAATGGCAGCCAAGGTCTCTCCGGTGGAGGCTACCAAATATACGGATGTGATGCAGACCAAGAAAAAACGGCGCAGCATCCGAGGAGCAAAGCTCCATCAGATGGCCTTTGCCAATCTGGTACGAAACAAGAAAAAGACGGTACTGGTGGTGTTGTCTCTGGCACTGTCGGTGACACTGTTCAATGCGCTGTGTGCCTTTGTGGGCGGCTTCAGCATGGAGAAGTATGTATCCGCCATGACCTGCGCCGATTTTATCGTCAGCACTCCCGACTATTTTCGTTATAACCCAGCAGATGAATTCATCACGCCGGAACAGATCGGAGAGATCGCAGCAAACACAAAGGCCAGTCTTTCCGGCACGGGATATGCTGTGCGAAAACCCGCATATCTGTGGATGACGGAGGATGCTCTGCGGCAGGACTATGCAAGGTACGAAAGCGCCGAGCAGTTGGACACCCATATGAGCCGCATGGAGCACCGGGGCAATATGGTGATGGGAGATACCAGAATCGAGGCTCTGGATAACAGTCTGTTTGACAAGCTGCAAGTGCTCGACGGAGATATTTCTCCTATGCTGGAGCCGGACAATAACGCCATTGCCATTGCGGTTTCCTTAGATGACTACGGTAATCTGCTCAATCCTGAATACTACCCCAAGGTGGGAGACACGATCACGGCTACCTATGCGGATGATGTGAAATATATCGACAGCCGCACCGGAGAACTCCGCACCGAAGATACACCGGAGGAGTACCGTCAGAAAAAACTGTATGGAGCCAGAGATGTAGAGTACACGGTCTGCGCCTTGGTAGAACTTCCGAATTCCATGAGTTATCGTTATAGCGGCGTTGGCTATGATGCAGTTTTGTCTGTGGACACCGCACAGAGGGACAGCGGTGGTGCAGCCATTCCGATGCTCTACCTGTTCGACACAGCGGACGAAGCGGACGAGGCCGAAGCAGAGCAATATCTATCGAAGCTCACTGCCGGTGAGTTTTCGCCCTTGATGTATGAAAGCAAGGCCACGGCTCGCTCTGAATTTGCTCAGTTCCGGCAGATGTTCCTTCTGATAGGTGGTATCCTCTGTGCTATCATCGGGCTGGTGGGACTCTTAAATTTCTTCAACGCCATGATGACCGGTATTCTTTCCCGCCGCCGTGAATTTGCTGTGCTTCAGGCTGTAGGAATGACGAACCGGCAGCTCAAAACCATGCTGATCTACGAGGGATTGTTTTACGCAATGTCCTCCGTAGCAGTGGCCTTTATTCTGTCGCTGGCGGTGGGACCTCTTGCAGGAAAAATGCTGGGCAGTATGTTCTGGTTCTTTGAGTATCAATTCACCATTCTGCCTGTCCTGCTGACAATTCCGGTATTTCTTCTGCTGGGGTGGCTGATTCCTTGCATGATGTATGACAACGCAGCGAAATGCAGCGTTGTAGAGCAATTAAGGGATGCTCAATGATTCTCCGCCTGCGGCGGGTCGCCTCAGCGACATAATTCTATACATCAGCACAAAAAATGGCGGGATTTCCCGCCATTTTTTATATTTGTTCTTTTTCGTATAATTTCTTGATTTTTTCCGCTACCTGCTGCAGTTTCTGAGCACGATAACCGAAGATTCTCAACGCCAGATCTCCGGTTGTGAGACGGGTAACGCCTCCATCTATTTCCGAATCTTCATCAAGGATCTGCCAGATTTTTTCCTGAAGTTCCAGATTGATTGCTGAATCTGCTGACTTTACACTCCCGGATTCCTGACTGCAACTTTCACCATCTCTGCTGCAGATCTTAGAAAGAAACAGGTTTGCCATATGTGTGTAGCCCTCGTACATTCCGATTCCTTCCATGGGCATTTTGTCCGGTTCGTAGCTGGTATTATCACGATAAATCAGTTTGTCTCCTCTGTACAACAGGACTTTTGAGGAGAATCTGCGGTACTGAAAACGTTCGTCATGAGCGTTTCGACCACAGGAGATGATCTCCAGCAGGAATAAACGGGAGGTTTCGTCTTCCAGATGGATAGTCATCTTGCTGTCAAAGGCTGACTGTGCGAAAGGAATCACCGGCTGTGGATAGTAATATAATGTGGCGTTTTTGTCTACCTGCACTTCAATGGTTCGGGCGGCTGAGCCTTCGTCCATTTTGTGGATTTTCTCAAAGGACTGGGACAGGACTTCCAGGTCTGCGCCTTCCTTTACATGATAGGAAAATTCCTGGGAATCGCCTGCCATAATTCCTGCGGAAGCACAGAGCGGCATGATCTGGATCCCACCGTTTTCTTTTTCGAAAGGCATCATGATCTTGTATGGTGCTGTAAAAGACAGATCTTCCAGAATAGTCCTTCCGTCTTTTAAGGCTGCGCAGGCGCTGATGCGGGATATTTTTCCGAATTTGTTATCCATAGGCATTTTCCTTTACATTCCTTCCAGGAGTACGTTTTTCTTGATCCACTCTACCACTTTATCTACGTTCTCATCTCCGCGGATATTTGTAAACTGGAATGGTCTGTCACCACGCATTTTTTTGGAATCTCTTTCCATTACTTCAAGACTTGCACCTACATATGGAGCCAAGTCTATCTTATTAATTACAAGAAGATCAGAACGTGTGATTCCAGGACCGCCTTTACGCGGAATCTTATCTCCTTCTGCTACATCAATGACGAAGATGGTTGCATCTACCAGCTCCGGACTGAATGTTGCAGACAGGTTATCTCCGCCGCTTTCGATAAAAAGAAGTTCAATATCAGGGAAGCGTTCCATCATCTCATCTACTGCTTCCAGATTCATGGAAGCGTCTTCACGTATGGCTGTGTGAGGGCATCCGCCTGTCTCTACACCAATGATCCTCTCTACAGGAAGAACGCTGTTCTTTGCAAGGAACTGGGCGTCTTCTTTTGTGTAGATATCATTTGTGATGACACCAATGCTGTAATCCTTTGCCATCTTTCTTGACAGTGCTTCAATAAGTGCTGTTTTTCCGGAACCCACAGGTCCGGCAACTCCGATTTTTACGTATGACATAACCGATTTCCTCTTTTCTACTTTACTTGTTGATAGCTTCTTATAATCTGTTTACTGACTTTCCACATATTATTTTTGAAGATTTCATATTATACACATGATTCTGTTTCTATCCACGCTTGAGCCTGGAATAAACTAATACCAAATTCAAGCTACGACATATATAGCCTGGAATACAACTTCTCATGCTGGATTCCTCTGATATCAAATCCAGGTGCAGAGAGACATAAGTCCTCCTCACTTCTGTTCATGACATCCTTTAATATCTCATCAAATTCCCCATAGCATCCGCTCAGAAGCTGCTGCCCGGATGTCTGGCTGAGGGGGATTGTTTTTACGCAGTTGGTGACGATTGCAGATGTCTGGGCATATAGATAATGTGTCAGCG from the Blautia wexlerae DSM 19850 genome contains:
- a CDS encoding urease accessory protein UreD, producing the protein MDNKFGKISRISACAALKDGRTILEDLSFTAPYKIMMPFEKENGGIQIMPLCASAGIMAGDSQEFSYHVKEGADLEVLSQSFEKIHKMDEGSAARTIEVQVDKNATLYYYPQPVIPFAQSAFDSKMTIHLEDETSRLFLLEIISCGRNAHDERFQYRRFSSKVLLYRGDKLIYRDNTSYEPDKMPMEGIGMYEGYTHMANLFLSKICSRDGESCSQESGSVKSADSAINLELQEKIWQILDEDSEIDGGVTRLTTGDLALRIFGYRAQKLQQVAEKIKKLYEKEQI
- the ureG gene encoding urease accessory protein UreG, translated to MSYVKIGVAGPVGSGKTALIEALSRKMAKDYSIGVITNDIYTKEDAQFLAKNSVLPVERIIGVETGGCPHTAIREDASMNLEAVDEMMERFPDIELLFIESGGDNLSATFSPELVDATIFVIDVAEGDKIPRKGGPGITRSDLLVINKIDLAPYVGASLEVMERDSKKMRGDRPFQFTNIRGDENVDKVVEWIKKNVLLEGM